GCAACGGACTTTGCCACAGTTGGCAACGTGGACCGTCTCGTAGGCGTACTCCCTGCCCCAGTAGCGACTTGGCGAGCGGCTGGTCTGTGGCAAACGATGACTGCATTTCAGTGCTCAACCTCCATTGATGGAAACTAGCTGCGCTAGGAGCGCCATACTGACGCACAAGAGTGCCACAATCACTGGCCCGACCACCACTGAGAGCCGACGCCGGCTCCACATCGATAACGCCCTCGACGTCGTGGGTGAGGACCATTGCGTGCTTGCCATTCACtgagacacccacacagtgACGCGTTACAAAGCGCTTCCCATGCCATTGACGTAACCCCACCTTCTGCACATCCCAGTCATCAAGCGCGTGTCCATCCACCTCCGTGAGGGTACGAAAAACGACACAGCACAGCGGCCTCAAGCCGGAAGGCGCCTTCATCTCGTtgcgctccttcacctccatCCACGCAAAGAGAGCAGCTCggcgcacctctgccgccagcCCAGCGACCGTAGcggcttcctcctcgtccacaAACATCACAGTCGGGAACTCGGGCTCCACTTCATCTGCCACGTCCAGCCATGCCCGCAGGCCTGCCATAGCACACAAGCGCAAGTTGTCCGTCATGTTCACCAGCGCCACACGTGGCCGCACAGTCGATGAGGCAGACGCCACATTCTCGTCCTCTCTGCTCCACAGCGCTTGCGACACGCTCGCCTGCTGGCTGTAGACGAGGCTGTAGCCAATATAACCACTCAGGCAGGCAATGCCGACCGCAACGGTGGCTTTCGTCCCTAGAGAATGTCCATCTACACCGGGGTCGTCAGGCGCTTGTTCGCCGACTTGCAGCGCATCTAAGGTGGATTCCGCCATCACTGCAGCGCCGTAATGACGCTACGATTGATATCGCCAGCGCGTACGCAATGACGGCGTCGTCCTGTGGGGAGAAACGCGGACGAAGTTCCGAAGTGGGTGTGCGTACTCGGAGAAACAGTGGAGATAaaagcaaagcagcagcggtagagGAAAAGCAGAAGTCACTTTTCTTTTCAGCATGTCCGTTCACTGCCAAACAACGAGAGCTGAACGCCACCTCACCTGGTCTCTAAAGGCACATCGAGTgatgcgaagcagcggtaGACATACGCCATACAGAAATGCTTCGACTCAGAGATTTGAGAACGACCGCTGCCACAACCTCCGCTCCGCCATGCAGGTCGACGCCAGAAGTAGCTTAGCATCAACCGGGATAGGAGTCGCTTGGCCTCCCAACAGGGAATGAGTACTACGCCTTGACACTACGCACTAGGGTGTCCCTGACCATCAGGGTAATGGGGAGGTAGACGGGAAACAAAAGGGCCCAAAAACCAGACGCATGACAGCGACGTAAAATGCAGTCACGCACTAatgaggaggaaaagagggaggaagccAGCAAGAATGCACGAAGATGTGTGCTCAGTGTCCCTCtcgcccttcctccctctctcacccacaCAGGTAACCAGACGCTTGCAGTTCTCTCTAAGAAGGGCATTCAGATGTTGTTTTGGCGGTTGCCCTTCGCGCTGCTCCACAGAGTGTGCTGAGTGCCGCAGGGCACTCATCCAGTTCTCATAAGGCCATAAGAGAGAAGTtgaggggaaagaaggacGGAatctcctttttccctttgctcGCAGGCTACATTTATCGCATTCTGCCTTCTCGCGTCGAGCTGCACAGGCgtgggggagggcgggggggggggggcactgaGATCGAAAAGAGGCGAACTGAGAAACAACTTCGCGAGGCAACACAACCACAACGAGCACCACAAAGAcgacagaggaagagggagaggcacaaCTAGCACAGACAGTTCAGCGTCTACGTTACATTGTGAAGCTGTGCAGCATGATCTCCAGATGTGCATCGGTCGCCActgaaagaggagaagagtaCAGAGCAAAGGatgaacaaaaaaaaaaacgtgcaTGCACAGAAGCGCTGGCGCAGGGCATTGCAGTGCGCTGCAGAGGGGACGTGTGCGACTACGATGGAAGTTGCACATGtgaagacacacagagagagagagagagacgcacccACATGCCCAGTGGAACAGAGTggggtgaagaagaaaaaaaggtgcACATCGTACATGAGAAGCATTAGAGAGTTTTCTGATCTAAATCACGCCAAGTCGACAGTATCGCGAGAACGACACGCAATGCATCGCCGCACTCGTTCGACTATATGAACAAATTTG
The window above is part of the Leishmania panamensis strain MHOM/PA/94/PSC-1 chromosome 33 sequence genome. Proteins encoded here:
- a CDS encoding hypothetical protein (TriTrypDB/GeneDB-style sysID: LpmP.33.0220), which produces MAESTLDALQVGEQAPDDPGVDGHSLGTKATVAVGIACLSGYIGYSLVYSQQASVSQALWSREDENVASASSTVRPRVALVNMTDNLRLCAMAGLRAWLDVADEVEPEFPTVMFVDEEEAATVAGLAAEVRRAALFAWMEVKERNEMKAPSGLRPLCCVVFRTLTEVDGHALDDWDVQKVGLRQWHGKRFVTRHCVGVSVNGKHAMVLTHDVEGVIDVEPASALSGGRASDCGTLVRQYGAPSAASFHQWRLSTEMQSSFATDQPLAKSLLGQGVRLRDGPRCQLWQSPLHIFAALGAVLRYNRTDAPVYPDYVAIPVPVLQSTGAVDTSLWCRMMELAHRCPWPLVRRYAARQHDRMERKRQLSSTFVVVVSLAEENAAVTPDVLRIGEEHVAEWIRNMSSTLSTKKPSPTANRVCVRDAAAGANHLKVVPTIQVDLTDIICSVIAAEWLLIRVVSLFAAVGLTPALAQLVAVPRPQARASLLYPTPNSPHKHHLWLSRLTPASLWGSTERGTMPPCVAPTARTTQVGHYVGCAAALPLVGGFVVSEHDFSTF